One window of the Eucalyptus grandis isolate ANBG69807.140 chromosome 8, ASM1654582v1, whole genome shotgun sequence genome contains the following:
- the LOC104414959 gene encoding LOW QUALITY PROTEIN: uncharacterized protein LOC104414959 (The sequence of the model RefSeq protein was modified relative to this genomic sequence to represent the inferred CDS: inserted 3 bases in 2 codons; substituted 2 bases at 2 genomic stop codons) — protein sequence MVWASDREDEHISMDEDDEEESWVDSGGGSGGGDLSKEEINAMENKVFWETCMAIGTSAEKDTIPNRSLEGLDVIDEIKAELEAECPLTVSCANILVVAARDGVSFQAMXGLTRRRDGRVSLASEALDNLPSPASDFNTLQQQFADNGQGVPDLVALSVAHTIGVAHCVVFAKRLFNFTGNNDTSLDPXLTATLKAQCSSPPNTVGLDPNSSSSFDSHYFVVLFRNQGLLTSDVTLLMDKRAANFAWIYRKFNVFLAXFGHSMKKMGAIENQGLFKSDATLLTDKRAANFAWXFTRYSMKKMDTIAVLTDDEGEIRKNCRFNSLHLHHPPKRRMNAGKGHLVLSLTLLLVLACNADDDGGLRKNFYKKSCPQAEKLVRDITWSKAQADPTLGAKLLRVHYHDCFVRGCDGSVLLDPVGTNQSEKNALPNLTLAGFDVIDDIKKQVEQACPNTVSCTDVLSLAARDAVSFPFKKPMWDVLMGRRDGNISLASNIPGNLPSPFADFSTLAQIFSKKGLNVNDLVVLSGAHTIGVAHCGTFSRRLYNFTGKGDADPSLNATYAASLRTQCPNPANLATTVEMDPQSSLSFDSHYFDILIENEGLFQSDAALLTNQGAAKVVQHLRSPDAFFSEFGKSMKKMGAIEVLTGTAGEIRKQCRAVNQS from the exons ATGGTGTGGGCGTCCGACCGAGAGGATGAACACATTTCGATGGAcgaggatgatgaagaagaatcATGGGTCGACAGCGGCGGCGGAAGTGGTGGCGGGGACTTGAGTAAGGAGGAAATAAATGCTATGGAGAACAAGGTCTTCTGGGAAACTTGCATGGCCATAG ggacgaGTGCTGAAAAGGACACCATTCCCAACCGGTCTCTAGAAGGACTTGATGTCATCGACGAGATAAAAGCAGAGCTCGAAGCGGAATGTCCCCTCACCGTCTCCTGCGCCAATATCCTTGTGGTTGCCGCTCGAGATGGCGTTTCCTTTCA GGCAATGTAGGGACTGACTAGGAGGAGAGATGGGAGAGTTTCATTAGCTTCGGAAGCCTTGGACAACCTTCCATCACCTGCTTCTGATTTCAACACCCTTCAGCAACAGTTTGCTGATAATGGCCAGGGAGTCCCTGATCTTGTTGCCCTTTCAG TTGCACACACCATTGGAGTGGCGCATTGCGTGGTGTTTGCCAAGAGGCTCTTCAACTTCACCGGCAACAATGACACCTCGCTTGATC GGCTAACCGCCACGCTAAAGGCTCAGTGCTCAAGCCCTCCCAACACTGTCGGGTTGGATCCCAACAGTTCCTCCTCATTTGATAGCCACTACTTCGTCGTTCTCTTCCGAAACCAAGGCCTGCTCACGTCCGACGTGACGCTGCTCATGGACAAGCGCGCGGCCAATTTTGCTTGGATTTACCGAAAGTTCAATGTCTTCTTGGCTTAGTTTGGTCACTCCATGAAGAAGATGGGCGCTATTG AAAACCAAGGCCTATTCAAGTCCGACGCGACGCTGCTCACGGACAAGCGCGCGGCCAATTTTGCTTG ATTTACCAGATATTCAATGAAGAAGATGGACACCATTGCAGTTTTAACTGATGATGAAggagaaataagaaagaattGCAGG TTCAATAGCCTacatcttcatcatcctccCAAAAGAAGAATGAATGCTGGGAAAGGTCATTTGGTTTTGTCACTGACTCTTCTCTTGGTCCTAGCGTGTAATGCAGATGATGATGGTGGATTGAGGAAGAACTTCTACAAGAAGAGTTGCCCTCAAGCTGAGAAGCTTGTGAGGGACATCACTTGGAGCAAGGCCCAAGCTGACCCTACTCTGGGTGCTAAGCTTCTCAGAGTGCACTATCACGACTGCTTTGTCCGG ggATGTGATGGATCCGTACTGCTGGATCCTGTGGGAACAAACCAGTCTGAGAAGAACGCACTACCAAATCTCACTTTGGCTGGTTTTGATGTTATCGATGACATCAAGAAACAAGTTGAGCAAGCTTGCCCCAACACTGTCTCTTGTACCGACGTTCTTTCGCTTGCCGCTCGTGATGCGGTCTCTTTCCCT TTTAAGAAGCCGATGTGGGATGTGTTGATGGGAAGAAGAGACGGCAACATTTCGTTAGCATCCAACATCCCTGGGAACCTTCCATCTCCTTTCGCGGACTTTAGTActcttgcacaaattttctcCAAGAAAGGCCTCAATGTGAACGATCTCGTTGTTCTCTCTG GTGCACATACCATTGGAGTTGCTCATTGCGGCACATTTTCCAGGAGGCTCTACAACTTCACGGGGAAAGGAGACGCTGACCCTTCTCTGAACGCCACCTACGCTGCATCCCTCCGGACACAGTGCCCTAACCCGGCCAACCTGGCTACAACGGTGGAAATGGATCCGCAAAGCTCACTTTCCTTCGATAGCCATTACTTCGATATTCTCATAGAAAATGAGGGATTGTTCCAATCCGATGCCGCTCTCTTGACAAACCAAGGTGCAGCCAAGGTAGTGCAGCACCTCCGGTCGCCAGACGCATTCTTCTCCGAGTTTGGCAAGTCAATGAAGAAAATGGGGGCCATCGAGGTGCTCACGGGAACTGCCGGTGAGATTAGAAAACAATGTCGTGCGGTGAATCAATCGTAA